In the Quercus lobata isolate SW786 chromosome 5, ValleyOak3.0 Primary Assembly, whole genome shotgun sequence genome, one interval contains:
- the LOC115989230 gene encoding tropinone reductase-like 3: MDKSKFGKRYEGKVAIVTASTQGIGFSIAERLGLEGASVVVSSRKQNNVDEAVEKLKAQGIEVLGVVCHVSNKQQRKNLIDKTVQKYGKIDVVVSNAAANPSIDDILQTQESVLDKLWEINVKSSILILQDAAPHLQKGSSVVIISSFTAYQPPATMAMYGVTKTALLGLTKALAAEMAPNTRVNCVAPGFVPTSFAAFLTTNDAIRKEIEQRTLLNRLGTTQDMAAATAFLASDDASYITGEILVVAGGMPSRL, from the exons ATGGACAAGTCGAAGTTTGGCAAGAGATACGAAGGCAAAGTGGCCATTGTCACAGCTTCGACTCAGGGCATCGGCTTCTCCATTGCCGAGCGTCTTGGCTTGGAAGGTGCCTCTGTCGTCGTCTCTTCTCGCAAACAG AACAATGTAGATGAGGCAGTTGAAAAACTCAAAGCTCAAGGAATCGAAGTGTTGGGTGTCGTTTGTCATGTGTCAAATAAACAACAAAGGAAGAACCTCATAGACAAGACTGTTCAG AAATATGGGAAAATAGATGTGGTTGTATCGAACGCAGCTGCTAATCCTTCAATTGATGACATTTTGCAAACTCAAGAATCTGTCCTGGATAAGCTATGGGAGATAAATGTCAAATCATCCATACTTATTTTACAG GATGCAGCTCCTCACTTGCAGAAGGGTTCTTCAGTGGTTATTATTTCCTCTTTTACCGCCTACCAACCACCAGCTACCATGGCTATGTATGGGGTGACTAAAACAGCCCTTCTTGGGCTTACAAAG GCCCTTGCAGCTGAAATGGCACCAAATACGCGCGTAAACTGTGTTGCTCCTGGTTTTGTACCAACAAGCTTTGCCGCATTCCTTACAACAAATGATGCTATT AGGAAGGAGATTGAGCAGAGGACTTTACTTAACAGGCTTGGTACCACACAAGACATGGCTGCTGCCACTGCATTTTTGGCATCTGATGATGCTTCTTATATAACAGGTGAAATTCTAGTGGTGGCGGGAGGGATGCCTTCTAGACTCTAG
- the LOC115989231 gene encoding tropinone reductase-like 3 has protein sequence MDKSKFGKRYEGKVAIVTASTQGIGFSIAERLGLEGASVVVSSRKQNNVDEAVEKLKAQGIEVLGVVCHVSNEQQRKNLIDKTVQKYGKIDVVVSNAAANPSFDDILQTQESVLYKLWEINVKSSILILQDASPHLQKGSSVVIISSFTAYQPPATIAMYAVTKTALLGLTKALAAEMAPNTRVNCVAPGFGPTRSAALLGTNDAFMKKIEQRTLLNRLGTTQDMAAAAALLASDDASYITGEILVVAGGLPSRL, from the exons ATGGACAAGTCGAAGTTTGGCAAGAGATATGAAGGCAAAGTGGCCATTGTCACAGCTTCGACTCAGGGCATCGGCTTCTCCATTGCCGAGCGTCTTGGCTTGGAAGGTGCCTCTGTCGTCGTCTCTTCTCGCAAACAG AACAATGTAGATGAGGCAGTTGAAAAACTCAAAGCTCAAGGAATCGAAGTGTTGGGTGTCGTTTGTCATGTGTCAAATGAACAACAAAGGAAGAACCTCATAGACAAGACTGTTCAG AAATATGGGAAAATAGATGTGGTTGTATCGAACGCAGCTGCTAATCCTTCATTTGATGACATTTTGCAAACTCAAGAATCTGTCCTGTATAAGCTTTGGGAGATAAATGTCAAATCGTCCATCCTTATTTTACAG GATGCATCTCCTCACTTGCAGAAGGGTTCTTCAGTGGTTATTATTTCCTCTTTTACTGCCTACCAACCACCAGCTACCATAGCTATGTATGCGGTGACTAAAACAGCCCTTCTTGGGCTTACGAAG GCCCTTGCAGCTGAAATGGCACCAAATACGCGCGTAAACTGTGTTGCTCCTGGTTTTGGACCAACAAGGTCTGCCGCATTACTTGGAACAAATGATGCTTTT ATGAAGAAGATTGAGCAGAGGACTTTACTTAACAGGCTTGGTACCACACAAGACATGGCTGCTGCCGCTGCCTTGTTGGCATCTGATGATGCTTCTTATATAACAGGAGAAATTCTAGTGGTGGCGGGAGGGTTGCCTTCTAGACTCTAG
- the LOC115991030 gene encoding uncharacterized protein LOC115991030 — protein MGKGKAKVVPQERRDFRSERFNNSNRPRRDYVEQSGSTGAQAVHAVFRESLHKILEKVKYEPFFQWPNKMAGDPLKRNQNLNLKNYLDRLVREGKLRHLLHRSEGWQEPSNNETRQSTLRPPIGTIDVILAAPGRTGSAPFRVMSVSSFQTEPNGREPKRARKSATPLIGFTEEDKQGTIQPHDDALVVTLRIGGYDVKRILVDQGSAVEVMYPNLYKGLNLKQEDLSPYDYPLVSFEGKIVIPKGMIKLPVQTDSDVVEVNFIVVDAYSPYTAIVARPWIHVPSTLHQKVKYPSGDQIKEIIGSQEMARQCMVSAISQRLSNEPSTSAERDL, from the exons ATGGGGAAGGGTAAGGCGAAGGtcgtccctcaggagaggagggacttcaggtcggaacgaTTTAACAACAGTAACAGGCCGAGAAGGGACTATGTAGAGCAGTCCGGATCTACTGGGGCTCaggcagtccatgctgtgttccgagaaTCTCTTCACAAAATCCTAGAGAAGGTGAAATATGAGCCTTTCTTTCagtggccaaacaagatggctgGCGACCCTTTGAAGCGTAATCAGAACCT GAACCTGAAGAACTATTTAGACCGGCtcgtccgagaagggaagctgAGGCATCTGCTGCATCGCTCTGAAGGATGGCAAGAACCATCGAACAATGAAACCAGACAAAGTACGTtgaggccacccattggcacaattGATGTCATTCTCGCCGCACCTGGAAGGACAGGATCCGCCCCCTTCAGGGTAATGTCAGTGAGCAGTTTCCAAACTGAGCCAAATGGCAGAGAACCCAAGAGAGCCAGAAAGAGCGCCACGCCATTAATCGGGTTCACGGAGGAAGACAAACAGGGGACTATTCAACCCCATGATGATGCCCTAGTAGTCACACTCAGAATTGGGGGTTATGACGTGAAGAGGATATTAGTTGATCAGGGCAGCGCCGTGGAGGTAATGTATCCTAATTTGTATAAGGGGCTGAACTTGAAGCAAGAAGACCTGTCGCCATACGATTACCCCCTGGTCagctttgaaggaaaaatcGTTATCCCGAAAGGCATGATCAAGTTGCCTGTGCAAACAGATTCAGACGTGGTAGAAGTGAACTTCATTGTCGTAGATGcatactcaccctacaccgctATTGTTGCCCGGCCATGGATTCATGTGCCAtcaaccttgcaccaaaaagtaaaatatccCTCAGGAGATCAAATCAAGGAAATAATAGGGAGCCAAGAaatggctaggcaatgcatggtgtcggcAATATCACAACGTCTTAGTAATGAGCCCTCCACTTCAGCTGAGAGggacttatag
- the LOC115991031 gene encoding uncharacterized protein LOC115991031, which yields MGGKSVDMFSDSRLIVGQVNGDMEAKDERMQDYLVRVKHLQAHFHQFRLTQIPRSGNTHVDSLVTLATSSAQHLPRVVLVEEVLRPSTERANGIGIHNIRAGPSWMDPIVLYLKHDTLPDDKVEAGKIRRKATRFWLSEDSKLYRCSFSGPYLLCVHPKAAELILEELHEGICGSHTGGRSLSHRALTLGYWWPSMHKEALNYVKKCDQCQRFAPSIHQPGGELNPMSSPWPFAQWCLDILGPFPKATGNRKFLLVGTDYFTKWSNGQAEAVNKTIMNGLKKRLDDAKGRWVEELAHVLWTYRTTPRRSTGETPFSMTYRAEAVIPLEVNFPTQRTTTFCPATNDKLLEKSLDLIDERREGAMVHLANYQQKLKQGYDAKVKSRPLAPGDLVLRKVLGTARNPAWGKLGPNWEGSYRITSVAGVGAYFLEDFDECVVPRPWNLVKK from the exons ATGGGGGGGAAATCCGTAGACATGTTCTCGGATTCAAGACTTATTGTGGGGCAGGTAAATGGAGACATGGAGGCAAAGGACGAAAGAATGCAAGATTATCTAGTACGGGTTAAGCACCTGCAGGCCCATTTTCATCAATTCCGCTTGACGCAAATACCCAGAAGCGGGAACACTCATGTCGATTCTCTCGTGACGTTGGCCACCTCCTCGGCCCAACACCTACCTCGAGTCGTTCTGGTAGAAGAGGTCCTCCGTCCATCAACAGAAAGGGCCAATGGGATTGGAATACATAACATCAGGGCAGGaccgagctggatggaccctatcgTTCTGTACTTAAAGCATGACACCTTGCCAGACGATAAGGTTGAGGCTGGCAAAATCAGGAGAAAGGCTACTCGATTTTGGTTATCGGAGGACTCCAAGCTTTACAGATGCTCGTTTTCAGGGCCGTATTTACTATGTGTGCACCCAAAGGCTGCAGAGCTCATCCtggaggagttacatgaaggaatttgcggaAGTCACACTGGGGGTAGGTCTTTGTCCCACAGAGCCTTAACGCTGGGCtattggtggccgagcatgcataaGGAAGCCCTGAattatgtgaagaagtgcgaccaatgccagagattcgctCCGAGTATACACCAGCCTGGTGGAGAGCTAAACCCAATGTCCAGTCcctggccatttgcacaatggtgCCTAGATATACTTGGTCCATTCCCTAAGGCAACAGGGAATAGAAAATTTCTTCTCGTCGGCaccgactacttcaccaaatgg AGTAATGGCCAAGCAGAAGCCGTCAACAAGACCATAATGAACGGACTGAAAAAGAGACTAGATGATGCAaaaggaagatgggtagaagagttaGCCCATGTCTTATGGACATACCGCACCACGCCTCGTAGGTCCACAGGggaaacccctttttcaatgacctatAGAGCCGAGGCTGTCATTCCACTGGAGGTGAACTTCCCAACCCAGAGGACCACCACCTTTTGTCCCGCTACCAATGACAAACTTCTAGAAAAGAGCTTGGACCTCATCGACGAAAGAAGGGAAGGCGCGATGGTCCACCTAGCTAACTATCAGcagaagctcaagcaaggttacgaCGCCAAGGTGAAGTCCAGGCCATTGGCGCCTGGAGATCTAGTACTGAGGAAAGTCTTGGGCACTGCGAGGAACCCCGCATGGGGAAAGCTCGGACCAAACTGGGAGGGATCGTACCGTATCACTTCTGTAGCTGGCGTAGGAGCCTACTTTTTAGAAGACTTTGATGAATGTGTAGTtccacgcccttggaat TTAGTGAAGAAATAG